A part of Rattus rattus isolate New Zealand chromosome 6, Rrattus_CSIRO_v1, whole genome shotgun sequence genomic DNA contains:
- the Tuba8 gene encoding tubulin alpha-8 chain → MRECISVHVGQAGVQIGNACWELFCLEHGIQADGTFGTQASKINDDDSFTTFFSETGNGKHVPRAVMVDLEPTVVGIERSCLLTDEVRAGTYRQLFHPEQLITGKEDAANNYARGHYTVGKESIDLVLDRIRKLTDACSGLQGFLIFHSFGGGTGSGFTSLLMERLSLDYGKKSKLEFAIYPAPQVSTAVVEPYNSILTTHTTLEHSDCAFMVDNEAIYDICRRNLDIERPTYTNLNRLISQIVSSITASLRFDGALNVDLTEFQTNLVPYPRIHFPLVTYAPIVSAEKAYHEQLSVAEITSSCFEPNSQMVKCDPRHGKYMACCMLYRGDVVPKDVNVAIAAIKTKRTIQFVDWCPTGFKVGINYQPPTVVPGGDLAKVQRAVCMLSNTTAIAEAWARLDHKFDLMYAKRAFVHWYVGEGMEEGEFSEAREDLAALEKDYEEVGTDSFEEENEGEEF, encoded by the exons ATG AGGGAATGCATATCAGTCCATGTGGGTCAAGCCGGAGTTCAGATTGGCAATGCCTGCTGGGAGCTCTTCTGCTTGGAGCACGGTATCCAGGCGGATGGGACCTTTGGCACTCAGGCCAGCAAGATCAATGACGACGACTCCTTCACCACATTTTTCAGTGAGACTGGCAATGGAAAACATGTGCCCCGGGCTGTCATGGTGGACCTGGAGCCTACAGTAGTAG GGATTGAAA GGTCCTGTCTCTTGACAGACGAGGTACGGGCAGGGACCTACCGCCAACTCTTCCACCCTGAGCAGCTGATCACAGGGAAGGAGGATGCAGCTAACAATTACGCCCGCGGACACTATACGGTGGGCAAGGAGAGCATCGATCTGGTGCTGGACCGGATCCGTAAACTG ACTGATGCCTGCTCCGGCTTGCAGGGCTTCCTGATCTTCCACAGTTTTGGTGGGGGGACAGGCTCTGGCTTCACTTCTTTGCTGATGGAACGCCTTTCTCTTGATTATGGCAAGAAGTCCAAGCTAGAATTTGCCATCTACCCAGCCCCACAGGTCTCCACAGCAGTGGTGGAGCCCTATAACTCCATCCTGACCACCCACACCACCCTGGAACACTCTGATTGTGCTTTCATGGTGGACAATGAAGCCATCTACGACATCTGCCGCAGGAACCTGGATATTGAGCGCCCCACCTATACCAACCTCAACCGCCTCATCAGCCAGATTGTCTCCTCCATCACGGCCTCTCTCCGCTTTGATGGAGCCCTCAACGTGGACCTCacagagttccagaccaacctggtACCCTACCCCCGAATCCACTTCCCGCTGGTCACTTACGCACCCATCGTCTCTGCCGAGAAAGCCTACCATGAGCAGCTGTCTGTGGCAGAGATAACCAGCTCTTGCTTTGAGCCCAACAGCCAGATGGTGAAGTGTGACCCACGTCACGGCAAATACATGGCCTGCTGTATGCTCTACCGCGGTGATGTGGTACCCAAGGATGTGAATGTCGCCATTGCTGCCATCAAGACCAAGAGAACTATTCAGTTTGTTGACTGGTGTCCCACAGGCTTCAAG GTGGGCATTAACTACCAGCCACCTACTGTCGTGCCAGGAGGGGACCTGGCCAAAGTCCAGCGAGCTGTATGCATGCTGAGCAACACCACAGCAATCGCAGAGGCCTGGGCCCGCCTTGACCATAAGTTCGACCTCATGTATGCCAAACGGGCCTTTGTACATTGGTATGTTGGAGAGGGAATGGAAGAAGGAGAATTTTCTGAGGCCAGGGAGGACCTGGCTGCTCTGGAGAAGGATTATGAAGAAGTGGGGACTGATTCGTTTGAAGAAGAGAATGAGGGGGAGGAATTTTAA